The Leucobacter viscericola genome includes a window with the following:
- the scpB gene encoding SMC-Scp complex subunit ScpB, with the protein MTDRTVTDVKSATDVLEIDSEELGEPSTELSRAREAHSLAQQLEALLIVADEPLSAVTLATATDRPVREVRAALKSLIADFEGTETGAPRGFELREVAGGYRFYVRESLDPVVADFVQQQTPSKLSQAALETLAVIAYRQPISRGAIASIRAVNVDSVVRTLLGRGLITEVGQDAETTATLYGTSEALLGHLGIGDVSELPPIAPLLDDGSEGFDHEQF; encoded by the coding sequence ATGACTGATAGAACCGTGACTGATGTGAAAAGCGCCACTGACGTGCTGGAGATCGATTCCGAGGAACTCGGAGAGCCCTCGACCGAGCTGAGCCGCGCCCGCGAGGCCCACTCGCTCGCGCAGCAGCTCGAAGCGCTGCTTATCGTCGCCGACGAGCCGCTCAGCGCCGTGACGCTGGCGACGGCCACGGACCGCCCCGTGCGTGAGGTGCGCGCCGCGCTCAAGTCGCTGATCGCTGATTTTGAGGGCACGGAAACGGGAGCACCGCGTGGCTTTGAGCTGCGCGAGGTCGCCGGCGGCTACCGCTTCTACGTGCGCGAGAGCCTTGACCCGGTCGTTGCGGACTTCGTGCAGCAGCAGACGCCGTCAAAGCTGTCGCAGGCGGCGCTCGAGACGCTCGCCGTGATCGCGTATCGGCAACCGATCTCACGCGGCGCGATTGCGTCGATCCGCGCGGTGAACGTTGACTCGGTTGTGCGCACCCTGCTTGGGCGCGGGCTCATTACTGAGGTCGGGCAGGACGCCGAGACCACCGCAACACTGTATGGAACCTCCGAGGCCCTGCTGGGGCACTTGGGCATTGGCGATGTTTCCGAGCTGCCGCCGATTGCGCCACTGCTCGACGACGGATCGGAAGGATTCGATCATGAACAGTTCTAA
- a CDS encoding prephenate dehydrogenase produces the protein MSNNNALAARVRGTVHVIGAGLLGASVGLGLRERGVDVTLEDQSPTTVALAADYGAGRLRTAQDPEPALVVVATPPDVTADVIERALTTYPNAVVTDVASVKLAPYLELLRRGLDLKNYVGSHPMAGRERGGAIMARADLFVARPWVICRDHETPAEALALVEDVALDLGATPLEMTPEEHDRSVGLVSHLPQVVSSLLAARLIPASEQAVGLAGAGLRDTTRIASSDPELWVQILGANRAPVVELLDAFGKDLASFADALRDPEQTGAKRRIADLLSSGNRGVARIPGKHGSSERFTSIMVLIDDTPGQLGRLLTELGELGINMEDLRLEHSPGAQIGFAEIAVLPEVAERAVTDLVERGWRTL, from the coding sequence ATGAGCAACAACAACGCACTCGCCGCGCGCGTTCGCGGCACGGTGCACGTGATCGGTGCCGGGCTGCTCGGTGCGAGCGTCGGGCTCGGGCTGCGTGAACGCGGTGTTGACGTGACACTCGAAGACCAGTCGCCAACGACCGTGGCGCTCGCCGCCGACTACGGGGCTGGGCGGCTGCGCACCGCGCAGGATCCCGAACCCGCGCTTGTGGTTGTTGCGACCCCACCCGATGTCACCGCCGACGTGATTGAGCGCGCGCTGACGACGTACCCGAACGCCGTTGTCACGGACGTTGCCAGCGTCAAACTGGCCCCGTACCTGGAACTGCTGCGACGCGGACTCGACCTCAAGAACTACGTCGGCTCACACCCGATGGCTGGGCGAGAGCGTGGCGGAGCGATCATGGCGCGCGCCGATCTGTTTGTGGCGCGCCCCTGGGTCATCTGCCGTGACCACGAGACCCCCGCCGAGGCGCTGGCACTCGTGGAAGACGTTGCCCTCGACCTCGGCGCAACCCCGCTTGAAATGACGCCTGAAGAACACGATCGATCGGTCGGACTGGTTTCGCACCTGCCGCAGGTCGTTTCGAGCCTGCTGGCGGCGCGGTTGATTCCCGCGAGTGAGCAGGCGGTGGGCTTGGCCGGTGCTGGCCTGCGCGATACGACCCGCATTGCCTCGAGCGATCCCGAGCTGTGGGTGCAGATTCTCGGAGCGAATCGTGCGCCGGTGGTAGAGCTGCTCGACGCGTTTGGAAAAGATCTTGCCAGCTTTGCCGATGCGCTGCGCGACCCCGAGCAGACTGGAGCGAAGCGGCGCATTGCCGACCTGCTGTCTTCGGGGAACCGGGGCGTTGCGCGCATTCCTGGCAAGCACGGATCGTCGGAGCGCTTCACTTCGATCATGGTGCTGATCGACGATACGCCGGGTCAGCTTGGCCGCTTGCTCACCGAACTCGGAGAACTGGGCATTAATATGGAAGACTTGCGTCTTGAGCACTCGCCAGGTGCGCAAATCGGCTTCGCGGAGATCGCGGTGCTGCCGGAGGTCGCCGAACGTGCGGTTACGGATCTCGTCGAACGCGGATGGAGGACGCTGTGA
- the cmk gene encoding (d)CMP kinase: protein MNDAVNTDGSGAAAPILVAIDGPAGSGKSSVSRAAAEQLGFGILDTGAAYRALAWAALESDIDLDDEVLVAELIESWGYVTTLVGEPAIEVVLPAAIGVKGHDVTDAIRDPAISGQVSRVSKHPAVRDRLNEMFRRIVAESELPGVVIEGRDITTVVAPDAPVRILMTASPEVRAARRAGEMPGADHGQVLADIIARDAKDVLVVDFMNPAPGVTLIDTSELDFGQSVQAVIDVVQSAQSTAAEESEK from the coding sequence GTGAATGATGCTGTGAACACTGACGGTTCTGGCGCGGCCGCGCCGATCCTTGTCGCGATTGATGGACCGGCTGGCAGTGGCAAATCGAGTGTGTCGCGTGCGGCCGCTGAACAGCTCGGGTTTGGGATCCTCGACACCGGCGCCGCGTACCGCGCGCTTGCGTGGGCGGCGCTCGAAAGTGACATCGATCTCGACGACGAGGTGCTGGTCGCGGAGCTCATCGAAAGCTGGGGCTACGTGACGACTCTGGTTGGAGAGCCCGCCATTGAGGTGGTGCTTCCGGCCGCTATCGGAGTCAAAGGGCACGATGTGACCGATGCGATTCGGGATCCTGCCATCAGTGGTCAGGTGTCGCGTGTGTCGAAGCACCCAGCGGTTCGGGATCGACTCAACGAGATGTTCCGCCGGATCGTTGCGGAGTCGGAGCTGCCCGGCGTGGTGATCGAGGGGCGTGACATTACGACTGTCGTCGCACCCGATGCGCCCGTGCGGATTTTGATGACGGCTTCGCCCGAGGTGCGCGCCGCGCGCCGCGCTGGTGAGATGCCTGGCGCGGATCATGGGCAGGTGCTGGCAGACATTATTGCTCGTGACGCGAAAGACGTATTGGTCGTTGACTTCATGAACCCCGCCCCCGGGGTGACGCTCATTGACACGAGCGAGTTGGATTTTGGGCAGTCAGTTCAGGCTGTCATTGATGTGGTGCAGTCGGCGCAATCGACCGCTGCGGAAGAGAGCGAAAAATGA
- the der gene encoding ribosome biogenesis GTPase Der, translated as MSEQKPGTGAEQDGPEVIDIADSYVVEDIESDDVIVGEDFDDSVTDEERLRAMRSNLDAFELEDDDIAIIGEDGEFLGFREPTSEALPVVAIVGRPNVGKSALVNRILGRREAVVEDVPGVTRDRVTYPAEWNGIRFSLVDTGGWEPDAKGIDASVALQAEVAIELCDVVMFVVDSRVGPTATDERVVQLLRRTDKPVFLVANKVDDAVLDPEAAQLWSLGLGEPHAVSALHGRGVADLLDQVIAVLPDESAVAQPKLLGPRRVALLGRPNVGKSSLLNKAAGEERAVVSDIAGTTRDPVDEQVEIAGRVWTFVDTAGIRRRVHMQKGADFYASLRTAAALEKAEVAVVLIDVTESISDQDLRIIDLVLESGRALVLAFNKWDLLDDERRRYLEREIEQDLAHVEWAPRVNISARTGRHLEKLVPALEMALDSWDTRIPTAKFNGFVAELVQEFPHPLRGGKQPRILFGTQVQNRPPTFVLFTSGFLDPGYRRFITRRLRETYGFEGSPIVINMRIREKRLRR; from the coding sequence ATGAGCGAGCAAAAGCCCGGAACGGGTGCCGAGCAGGATGGGCCTGAGGTTATTGATATTGCCGACAGCTACGTCGTTGAAGACATTGAGTCTGACGACGTGATTGTGGGCGAAGACTTCGACGACTCGGTGACCGACGAGGAGCGCCTGCGCGCGATGCGCTCGAACCTCGACGCGTTTGAACTCGAGGACGACGACATCGCGATCATCGGTGAAGACGGTGAGTTCCTGGGTTTCCGTGAGCCAACCTCTGAGGCGCTGCCGGTCGTCGCAATCGTGGGCCGTCCGAACGTTGGCAAGTCGGCGCTGGTCAACCGTATTCTCGGCCGCCGCGAGGCCGTTGTCGAAGACGTGCCCGGTGTGACGCGCGACCGCGTGACGTACCCCGCCGAGTGGAACGGCATTCGCTTCTCCCTGGTTGATACCGGTGGCTGGGAGCCCGATGCAAAGGGCATCGATGCTTCGGTCGCACTGCAGGCCGAGGTCGCCATTGAACTCTGCGACGTCGTCATGTTTGTGGTCGACTCGCGCGTTGGCCCGACCGCGACCGACGAGCGTGTGGTGCAGTTGCTGCGCCGCACCGACAAGCCGGTCTTCCTCGTCGCGAACAAGGTCGACGATGCCGTGCTCGACCCCGAGGCCGCGCAGCTGTGGTCGCTCGGGCTGGGGGAGCCGCATGCCGTCTCCGCTCTGCACGGTCGTGGTGTTGCCGACTTGCTCGATCAGGTCATCGCCGTGCTGCCCGACGAGTCGGCTGTCGCACAGCCGAAGCTGCTGGGCCCGCGCCGCGTGGCGCTGCTCGGTCGCCCGAACGTGGGCAAGTCCAGCCTGCTCAACAAGGCCGCTGGTGAAGAGCGTGCGGTTGTCAGCGATATCGCCGGCACTACACGTGACCCGGTTGACGAGCAGGTGGAGATCGCTGGCCGCGTGTGGACCTTCGTCGACACAGCCGGTATCCGCCGTCGTGTGCACATGCAGAAGGGCGCCGATTTCTACGCGTCGCTGCGCACCGCCGCCGCGCTTGAAAAGGCCGAGGTCGCTGTTGTGCTGATCGATGTCACCGAGTCGATCAGTGACCAGGATCTGCGCATCATCGATCTGGTGCTTGAATCGGGTCGCGCGCTTGTGCTGGCCTTCAACAAGTGGGATCTGCTTGACGACGAGCGCCGTCGTTACCTCGAGCGTGAGATCGAACAGGATCTGGCTCACGTTGAGTGGGCGCCGCGCGTAAACATCTCGGCTCGTACGGGACGCCACCTTGAGAAGTTGGTGCCCGCGCTCGAGATGGCGCTTGATTCGTGGGATACGCGGATCCCGACCGCCAAGTTCAACGGCTTTGTTGCCGAGCTGGTGCAGGAATTCCCGCACCCGCTGCGAGGTGGCAAGCAGCCGCGCATTCTGTTCGGCACGCAGGTGCAGAACCGTCCGCCGACGTTTGTGCTCTTCACCTCGGGCTTCCTTGACCCGGGATACCGCCGCTTCATCACGCGCCGCCTGCGCGAAACCTACGGTTTCGAGGGCAGCCCGATCGTGATCAACATGCGCATCCGCGAGAAGCGCCTGCGTCGCTAG
- a CDS encoding DUF4190 domain-containing protein, whose amino-acid sequence MTTTTFAAIEATADTSTMSTPAAEPTAPSAPGADFAATQATEPTPAPAPTAASNRGFAITSFVLGIASVVAGWTFVAPIIGFVLGMLALRRGTSERTLALWGVWINGVILGLAAIGILFATTLIGAGLLTLPIFFA is encoded by the coding sequence ATGACTACCACGACGTTCGCAGCAATCGAGGCCACCGCTGACACCAGCACCATGTCTACACCGGCCGCAGAGCCAACCGCGCCTTCTGCTCCCGGTGCTGACTTCGCTGCTACGCAGGCAACGGAGCCCACCCCCGCACCCGCGCCAACCGCCGCCTCAAACCGCGGCTTCGCCATCACGAGCTTCGTGCTCGGGATCGCCTCAGTGGTCGCCGGCTGGACCTTCGTGGCACCGATTATCGGCTTCGTTCTCGGCATGCTTGCGCTGCGGCGAGGCACGTCTGAGCGCACGCTCGCACTCTGGGGCGTCTGGATCAACGGCGTGATCCTTGGGCTGGCAGCGATCGGCATCCTGTTCGCCACGACTCTGATTGGCGCCGGACTCCTCACGTTGCCGATCTTCTTCGCGTAA
- a CDS encoding MFS transporter → MSARSDNPSANTLSAPPAPLSRARRWAALAVLTASLLVITMDMTILNIALPEMAAELHPTSDQQLWIVDIYSLVLAGLLVSFAAIADRWGRKRMLMVGYSIFAAASLLVLLATSAEGVIAIRAILGVGGAMIMPVTLSLIRIIFTDAKERATALSIWAAVSGLGAAVGPLVGGLLLEHFSWHAAFLINVPLMLAGVIAGIWILPESRVAKPGKLDPLAVILSLAGMTLLVWAIKTFGKEATFASPALIGFGIGAALLAWFIVRCLRSPEPLLDLRLFRNREFSAGIIAALGSTFAMVAALLLIAQWMQLVDGASPVEAGVRLFPVAIAGAIASLTAPPLARVIGARAVLAGGVGLAGIGMLLVGAQPGELTNVTVLIALTLVGAGTGSLAIGSAMIMQGSPEEKAGNAGALEETSYELGAVLGVAILGSIAALLYRSEFTASGLLDGLKPELATQSRESLGAAVAISDNLGLPDLAQGAGVAFTHALQTTGLVGGALMLAVAVVVFLTAPKGTTLTGSH, encoded by the coding sequence ATGTCCGCCCGCTCCGACAACCCGTCAGCGAACACGCTCAGCGCTCCTCCTGCTCCACTGAGCCGCGCGAGAAGATGGGCCGCACTCGCGGTGCTCACCGCGAGCCTGCTCGTCATCACCATGGACATGACGATCCTGAACATCGCACTCCCCGAGATGGCGGCAGAGCTTCACCCGACCTCGGACCAGCAGCTGTGGATCGTCGACATCTACTCACTCGTGCTCGCCGGCCTGCTCGTCTCCTTCGCGGCCATCGCCGACCGCTGGGGCCGCAAGCGCATGCTCATGGTCGGCTACTCGATTTTTGCGGCGGCCTCACTCCTCGTGCTGTTAGCGACCAGCGCCGAGGGTGTCATCGCGATTCGCGCGATCCTCGGAGTTGGCGGCGCGATGATCATGCCGGTGACCCTCTCGTTGATCCGCATCATTTTCACCGACGCCAAGGAGCGCGCCACCGCACTCAGCATTTGGGCGGCGGTATCGGGCCTCGGTGCGGCCGTTGGCCCGCTCGTCGGAGGATTACTGCTCGAACACTTCTCGTGGCACGCGGCCTTCCTCATCAACGTGCCGCTCATGCTCGCGGGTGTCATTGCCGGAATCTGGATCCTGCCCGAATCAAGGGTCGCGAAACCGGGAAAGCTGGACCCACTCGCCGTCATTCTTTCTCTCGCGGGCATGACACTGCTGGTCTGGGCAATCAAGACGTTCGGCAAGGAGGCAACCTTCGCCTCGCCCGCGCTCATCGGGTTCGGGATCGGCGCCGCCCTCCTCGCCTGGTTCATTGTGCGCTGCCTGCGCAGCCCTGAGCCCCTGCTAGATCTGCGACTCTTCCGCAATCGCGAGTTCTCCGCTGGAATCATCGCGGCCCTCGGCTCGACTTTCGCCATGGTCGCCGCGTTGCTGCTCATTGCGCAGTGGATGCAGCTTGTCGACGGCGCCTCTCCAGTAGAGGCGGGCGTCAGGCTCTTCCCGGTGGCTATCGCGGGCGCCATCGCCTCGCTCACAGCACCTCCGCTCGCCCGCGTCATTGGCGCACGCGCCGTGCTCGCGGGTGGCGTTGGCCTCGCGGGCATCGGCATGCTGCTCGTTGGTGCGCAACCGGGTGAGCTCACCAACGTCACCGTGCTCATCGCGCTGACCCTCGTGGGAGCGGGCACAGGATCCCTCGCGATCGGATCCGCCATGATTATGCAGGGCTCCCCCGAAGAGAAGGCTGGCAATGCTGGTGCGCTCGAGGAGACTTCTTACGAGCTGGGGGCTGTGCTCGGTGTCGCGATCCTCGGCAGTATCGCGGCGCTCTTGTACCGCTCTGAATTTACCGCCTCTGGTTTGCTCGATGGCCTCAAGCCCGAGCTCGCAACTCAGTCGCGGGAATCGCTGGGGGCCGCCGTGGCGATATCCGACAACCTCGGGCTCCCCGACCTGGCTCAGGGCGCAGGAGTCGCGTTTACCCACGCGCTGCAGACCACTGGCCTTGTGGGCGGCGCACTGATGCTGGCGGTTGCGGTTGTCGTGTTCTTGACGGCCCCGAAGGGCACGACCCTTACGGGTTCGCACTAG
- a CDS encoding TetR/AcrR family transcriptional regulator, whose product MSTAPTARRRRDPEARRREILTAAAELIIENGAAAVTHRAIAARAGVPLGSTTQYFSSIDELREAALQQLATEIDNELEKVKSYVADIETAPERIVAELSDFLCDSRAVQAEIALTTAGTTDPRLRELALRWGDRLTDMLAEQIGRTRATAISVYLDGATIHAGLHDTPLSAAELTATISALATMPLPD is encoded by the coding sequence ATGTCAACAGCCCCGACCGCTCGTAGGCGGCGCGATCCCGAAGCACGCCGCCGCGAAATTCTTACCGCAGCAGCAGAGCTGATCATCGAAAACGGTGCCGCGGCGGTCACCCACCGCGCGATCGCAGCGCGAGCAGGGGTTCCCCTGGGCTCCACCACGCAGTATTTCAGCTCCATCGACGAGCTCCGCGAGGCAGCGCTCCAGCAACTCGCGACCGAGATTGATAACGAACTCGAAAAAGTAAAGAGCTACGTTGCCGACATAGAAACGGCCCCCGAAAGGATCGTGGCCGAACTCTCCGATTTCCTTTGTGATTCACGGGCGGTGCAGGCAGAAATAGCCCTCACCACAGCGGGCACCACCGATCCTCGACTCCGCGAGTTGGCCCTTCGCTGGGGAGATCGCCTCACCGACATGCTGGCCGAACAAATCGGACGAACTCGCGCAACCGCCATCTCCGTTTACCTCGACGGCGCCACAATCCACGCGGGTCTTCACGACACTCCTCTGAGTGCCGCCGAGCTCACGGCCACAATCAGCGCTCTCGCAACGATGCCGCTCCCCGATTAG
- the rraA gene encoding ribonuclease E activity regulator RraA: MAQISTADLYDERGEELESVALQFQNIGGVTGFSGTVRTVKCFQDNALLKSLLSTPGDGAVLVIDGGGSLQTALVGDIIAALAADNDWAGLIVNGAIRDRVAIGTLPIGVKALGSNPAKSTKTGEGEVDVPVEIGGVEFLPGATVWCDEDGILVGI; encoded by the coding sequence ATGGCCCAGATCAGCACCGCAGACCTCTATGACGAGCGCGGCGAAGAATTGGAATCGGTAGCGCTGCAGTTTCAGAATATTGGCGGCGTGACCGGGTTCAGCGGCACAGTGCGCACGGTAAAGTGCTTTCAAGACAACGCACTGCTCAAGAGCCTGCTGTCGACGCCGGGTGACGGTGCGGTGCTGGTGATCGATGGTGGCGGCTCACTGCAGACAGCGCTCGTCGGCGACATCATTGCGGCGCTCGCTGCCGACAACGACTGGGCTGGGCTCATTGTGAACGGCGCGATTCGTGACCGGGTGGCGATCGGAACGCTTCCGATCGGAGTGAAAGCCCTCGGGTCGAACCCCGCAAAGTCGACAAAGACCGGCGAGGGGGAGGTTGACGTGCCCGTCGAAATCGGCGGCGTAGAGTTTTTGCCCGGTGCTACTGTGTGGTGCGACGAAGACGGCATACTCGTCGGAATCTAG
- a CDS encoding lysoplasmalogenase, with translation MSSPLNGDGMMPGSIRPWLAFTPYIVVSVVHVVARFFDLPVDAPTKLMLMPALALAAVWVTASLRPWPRGEMVLLLAAILFSWLGDGASVFFPMFEDPLPMMLLCFGLAHVGYMVLMLRGRGLQVRRFPMWAIVYVLAYGVLMALLLPHTGALTIPVSVYGLLLVGTAAVASRCGTVVAWGGAWFLASDAILAFRIFTPEMMPDWTSGLVMLTYTLGQGLIVFGVTAALRRRAQQLDPQLPRPPRGATATAY, from the coding sequence GTGAGTTCACCGCTGAACGGAGACGGAATGATGCCTGGTTCGATACGGCCCTGGCTGGCATTTACGCCATACATTGTGGTGTCTGTTGTGCACGTCGTCGCCCGGTTTTTTGATCTGCCAGTAGATGCACCGACCAAGCTGATGCTGATGCCAGCGCTGGCGCTCGCCGCGGTTTGGGTCACGGCGAGTCTTCGCCCCTGGCCCCGTGGCGAGATGGTGTTGCTGCTCGCGGCGATCCTGTTCTCGTGGCTCGGCGACGGGGCTTCCGTCTTCTTTCCGATGTTCGAGGACCCTCTGCCGATGATGCTGCTCTGTTTCGGGCTGGCACACGTGGGGTACATGGTGCTGATGCTGCGCGGACGCGGGCTGCAAGTGCGCCGATTTCCGATGTGGGCGATTGTGTACGTACTCGCGTATGGGGTGCTCATGGCGCTGCTGCTGCCGCACACGGGTGCGCTCACTATTCCAGTCAGCGTTTACGGTCTGTTGCTTGTTGGCACGGCCGCGGTCGCTTCACGCTGCGGAACCGTTGTGGCGTGGGGAGGGGCCTGGTTTTTGGCATCGGACGCTATTCTCGCGTTCCGCATTTTTACACCCGAGATGATGCCCGACTGGACGAGCGGTCTGGTGATGCTCACCTACACGCTTGGCCAGGGGCTGATCGTGTTTGGGGTTACGGCTGCGCTGCGGCGTCGGGCGCAGCAACTTGATCCTCAGTTGCCCCGGCCACCTCGGGGAGCAACCGCAACAGCTTACTGA